CGTCGAGGAGTTCCGGTCGCTCGTGCCCGACCTCGACGACTCCCAGCTCGGTGTCATCGACTGTCGGGGCGAAGGTGGCACGGACGAGGAGGCAATCGGCAACGCCCACGCCCACCACGTCTCTTCGCCCGGTGATCTCACCGGCATCGGTATCGGCATCACGAAGGCGCTGGAGGGACTACACAACGCCGGCAACGAACAGGGCCGTCTGGCCCTCGTCTCGCTGTCGACGATGCTGACCTACACGGACAAGAAGACCGTGTTCAAGTTCTGTCATGTGCTGTCCTCGCGGCTGGACTCCGCGGGCTACATCGGCGTGTTCACCATCGACTCGGGAGCCCACGACGACCAGACACTGCAGGTCATCAAGCAGGCGTTCGACGGGATGATCGACGTGCGCGACGCCGAGGGCGGCGGCCGCGAGGCCCGCGTGCTCGGCCTCGCCGGCGAGCCGACCGACTGGCAGGACATCTGAGTACGTCGCCATCCACAGGCGGTCCGAACCCCGTGTCGGTCCGGGAAGGAAGTATTTTGCCGCTCCGGTTCACCCACCCGATATGGACGTAAAGCTGCTCGAAGCCACAGACGACCCCGAGGACCTCATCTGCAAGGCAGCACGTAACGACTACAGCGACACCTCCGTCGGCAGCCAGTCGTTCGAAGCGACGATGGCTGAGGTCGACGGAGACACCCTTGACGACAAGAAGGAGACGCTCATCGGCCACCTGCTCGACCACGGCCACTTCGGTCCGTTCGAGCACGCGCAGGCGACCTTCGCCGTGGAGGGGGTCTCCCGCTCCTGTATGGCCCAGATCACCCGCCACCGCCACGTCTCCTTCGACGTGCAGTCGATGCGGTACGTCTCCTTCGACGACGTGGACCCCGAAGCCGTCCGGGAAGGCGAACTGGTCGTGACGCCGCCGTCCGCGACGGACCCGGACTGGATCGGCCGGAACCAGCAGAAAGCGAGCGTCTCCGACGAGGAGTTCGAGGAGCGCACGGAAATATTCAAAGACACCATCGAACAGGCGGTCGAATCGTACCAGGAACTGCTTGAGCTGGGAATGCCACCGGAAGACGCTCGGTTCGTGCTGCCAATCGGAACAAAGGTGAACATCGTGATGTCGATGAACGCCCGGATGCTGATGCACGTCGCGGACATGCGAGCCGCGGCGGACGCACAGTGGGAGATCCGGGAGATGACCGAGGAGATGCTCGACCTGGCAGCCGACTGGTGTCCCAAGACCTTCGACTACTACGAGCGGGAGATGAAGGGACGCAAGAACCGGCTCGCACCCTGACAGAGCCGCACTTCTCGCGGCAGTTCAGAACAGCTGTCTTCGGTCGTGGGCATCGACAATTGTTGGATCGACCTTGATACTCACAACGGCAATAGCGAGACACGAGCCGTTTTGTTGCGTCAACGACCGGATTTCAGAGTATCAAAAGACGAAACGAGTACGACACATTCATTACCGCACATCCTAGATAAACAATTGTGTCTTACGAGGTTGAACGTCCCACCCGTCGGTCGGGCACTGCGTCTGATGTGATGTGTGCTGTCGACGATGTCGACGGCCAGCAGCGGTTCGTCATCGCCGATATTGCCCACGATGACATCTGGATTTCGATGGTAGCGGACGAGACCTGCACACTTACAGCCTGGCGATAGCGGGCCACCACCGGCTGTGACGGATTCTTGTAGATAGTTCCGGACAGTGCCGACCTCGGGGTCGACACAGACCGGGAAATCGCTCAAACAGTCCGTATGAAAAGTTTTTGTTGACCGCTCTGTGACGTAGGAGTATGGAATACGACGACATGCTCGACCGGGCGATGGAGGAGACGCCCGAGATTGACGGCACAAGCGAGCGGTTCGAGGTCCCCGATCCAGACGTCCGACAGGAAGGGAACGTCACCGTCTACGAGAACTTCCAGTCGACGTGTTCCCGGCTCGGACGCGAGGACGACCATGTGATGAAGTTCCTCCAGAACGACCTCGGGACAAGCGGCCACATCGACGAGAGCGGTCGAGCGCGCCTGACCGGCGAGTTCGATGCCGACCGTATCGAGGCGTCCATCGACGAGTACGTCGACGAGTTCGTGCTCTGCTCGGAGTGTGGGCTGCCGGACACGCAACTGGAACGGGAACAGGGCGCGCTGTTGCTCCGCTGTGAGGCGTGTGGCGCCCGCTCGGCGACGAGCGAGTAGCTACTGCAGACCTTTCAGCGTCTGCAAGTCGTTTTCCGTGCGGGTAAAAACGGCGAGCCGATGGCTCGCGTGACAGTTCGGGCAGTGGAACGTCGTGTCGTGTCGCGGCAAGTCCGTTGGCGTCGACTCCCAGTCTTTCTTACACTCAGGACAGAGCAATCGAACGTACGCTTCCTCCATGTATGTTACTCACACACATATCCAACGATAAAAAGCCTTGGCGTCTCCCCATTAGTCTGCCTTCACCCGGGCGTCAGGCCGGAAGGTCCTCGGCTTCGAGGAGTTCCTTGTACCGGTTTCGAATAGTCACTTCGGAGATGTCGGCGACGTCGCTGACCTGACTCTGTGTGACCTTCTCGTTGGTCAGCAACGCGGCGGCGTAGACGGCCGCTGCGGCGATGCCGACCGGCGATTTGCCGGAGAGCATCCCCGACTGGCGAGCACCTTCGATGAGGTCCCGTGCCTGTCGCTGGGTCTCCTCGCTGAGTCCGAGGTCGGAGATGAACCGCGGGAGGTAGTGTTCCGGGTCCGCCGGCTGGACTTCGAGGCTGAGTTCCCGGACGATGTACCGGTAGGTCCGTGTGAGTTCCATCTTTTCGACGCGGGAGACGCGGGCCATCTCGTCCAGCGACCGGGGGTTTCCGGCCATGCGAGCGGCCGCGTACAGCGCGGACGTGGCGACGCCCTCAATGGAGCGGCCCGGAAGGAGGTCGTCACCGAGCGCGCGCCGGTAGATGACGCTGGATGTCTCGCGGACGTTCTGGGGGAGTCCCAGCGCCGAGGCCATCCGGTCGATTTCGCCCAGCGCCTGCTTGAGATTGCGCTCCTTGGAGTCACGGGTACGGAACCGCTCGTTCCAGGTCCGGAGCCGCTGCATTTTCTGGCGCTGCTCGCTGGAGAGGGAACGCCCGTAGGCGTCCTTGTTCTGCCAGCCGATGTTGGTCGAGAGGCCCTTGTCGTGCATCATGTTCGTCGTCGGCGCACCGACGCGGGACTTGCGGTCCTTCTCTGCGGAGTTGAACGCCCGCCACTCCGGCCCGTGGTCGATCTCGTCCTCTTCGACGACCAGTCCACAGTCCTCACAGACTGTTTCGCCGTGTTCGGAGTCCGTAACGACGTTGCCACTACATTCGGGACAGGCCTCTACAGCCTCCTGCTCCGTCGGTTCGGATATTTGCTCGTCTCGTTCTCGTGTGCTCGTCCGCGTTGGTGATTCACTCATGATTGGGAGTTCTGTTCTGCCGGGTGCAGAAATTTTAAGACTGTTTGGGGAAACTGTCTTACCCTATAGTTAGTCCGTAAAGTATATAAATCTTTCGCCGGATTTCCGCAGGAACCGCCGGACAGCAGGGTGATACGGCATGACATGGCCCGCCGTACGGCTATATAATCTTGGTGGTTATCGCCGCCGTCCGTGCACAACGCATAAATGGGGGGCTGCACCGCCGTGCGACTCCATCTGTGCTCCGTCGAACGACCAGTCCTCACCTCGATACGCCCGCTCCTGATCGGTCGGGAGCGGCAAGTGGGTCCCGGAATTGCCGGGTCAGCGGGAGTCACCGTGTGGTTCCGCACATCGTGGGGGAGTGATGAAATATAAAAAGCGATGTTACCAACTGGCATGATTTGGTTACAGTTGCATACCAGATACATACATCCACACGACGACAGCCCCGTTTGAGGGATGTCGCGGCAACCGCTCAATCGAGCGAGATCCACGCCAGAAACAGCAGCCCTCCGAGCTCCAGTATCGCAACGAATGTCATCGCGCGACCGGCGACAGGGGCGGCGCTTCGCAACAGCACGGCGACCTCCGGGTCAAGGACGTAGTAGTAGACGGACAGGCAGTTCTCGGCGAGCAACAGTACCCCGAAGACCGTCAGTCCGAGCGCGTGTTTCGAACCCACTGCCAGGTAGTTCCGGACCCAGACTGACAGTAGCACGAGCAGGACCACGACGTTGAGCGCGGACGCGACACTCGCCGCGGTCATCCAGACTGCCATCTGTGCCCTCCTATGCCGGCTCGTGGTAAGACTCCTTTCCCGATTTCAGCCATTGTCACTCGATCTCCGCGATGATTTCCTCGATGGTGTCCCAGTACTGTTCGGTCCTGTCCGTCAGCGTGTAGACGGAGCCGTAGTCGCCGCCGGTGTTGTCGACGACGCCGTTGTCCAACAGCACGTCAAGGTGGTGCCGGACGGTCTTGTAATCGAGGTCAAGGTCCTCCGCCAGTTGGTTAGCGTTCCGGGGCCGTCGCTTGAGGGCCTTGAGGATACGGGCTCTGTTTGGCCCCCCACGGGTCCCGGAGAGAACGTACCAGAGGACACCCTCCATCAGCGGACCCAACTCTCCGGGCGTACGTATATCCACTGGCCGATTGTGCGATAACTGCCTACGAGCGTAACGGCGGAAGCTAATTGTCAGCGGTGGGCATCAAGAACCCGAAGCGGTCGTCGCGGGGTGGCAATTCTGGCCGGCTGCCACGCACGGGCTCGAGATAGTCGTGCGCCGGGTTACGGCTGCAACACGCCGTCGATGGCGTGGATGAAGCCGTTGGAGGCCTCGATGTTCGTGTCGACGATATCGGCCTGGTCGCCGTTGAGGTCAGTCCCGTCTACGTCGATCTTCGCCCCGTTCAGCGTCGGGATTTTCTCCGAGTCGACGACGGAGCTTGCGTCTCGCTCGCCCGGTGCGACGTGGTACGTGAGGACGTCCACGAGGAACTCGTCGTCGACATCGCCGACGTTGTCGACAGTGATTCCCGCGGCGTTAAACGCACCGTCGGTCGGCGCAAACACCGTCAGCTGACGGTTCCCGCTGAGCGTGTCGACGAGGCCGGCTTCCTGCACTGCGGCCACCAGCACGTCGAAGCCGTCGGCCGCCATGGCCACGTCAACGATCGTATCGCCGTCTCTCGGCGGCGCGGCACTCGCGGCACCGACGCCACCGACTGCGACTGCTGTTCCGGCACCGATACTCCGTAACACACTGCGCCTGGTCTGTTTCATGGAAACCCGGGCGATTCGGAGGACTGTTGACACTTAACCGGTTTCCGAACTGGGACCCAAATTAGACCATAGTTTCAGACAGTGAATAGGTGACCCTCGGTCGGAACGTCGAAGAGTCCGATACGTGCGCCCGCGTCCAGCCACGCATGCCCGTACGAGAACGATGCCAGCGCGTTGACCGGGTCGTCGTCGTCCCTGAAGTGGCGACCGTCCGCCAGATACGCCGCCGCCATCTCTTCACACTCCAGTGCGGCGTCGTGCATCGGCGTCCCTTCAGGTGGCGCGACTGATGCCGCGTCGAGCGCCTCGGCGAGCAGTCCCTCGTAGCGGTCGGTCTTCTCTTCGAGATCTGCGGCCATACCCTCAGCGAACGGTGGCAGTGGCCTAAGCGTGTCGTCCCAGTGCGAGTTCGGCGCACGACAACACAAGCTAAATACGGCCCGGTAGTCTAGCTTGGCTAATGACAGAATCGGTCGAACACCGACGACTCATCGTCGCTGGCACCGGCGCAGCGGGACTGACAGCGGCCATCTACGCCGCCAGAAGTAACAACGACCCACTCGTTCTGGAAGGCGACGAACCGGGCGGGCAGCTCACGCTGACCAGCGAAGTCGAGAACTTCCCCGGCTTCCCCGAGGGGCTCTCCGGTCCGGACCTCATCAACAACATGAAAGAGCAGGCCGAGCGGTTCGGGACCGAGCTGAAACACGGCATCGTCGCCGACATCGACGA
The genomic region above belongs to Haloarcula hispanica ATCC 33960 and contains:
- a CDS encoding RAD55 family ATPase — its product is MYDLTSVLEFDALSEVRPGSSILISGPAMSGKERLAYDILADGLRKDDGAVVVTTGDGAGSVVEEFRSLVPDLDDSQLGVIDCRGEGGTDEEAIGNAHAHHVSSPGDLTGIGIGITKALEGLHNAGNEQGRLALVSLSTMLTYTDKKTVFKFCHVLSSRLDSAGYIGVFTIDSGAHDDQTLQVIKQAFDGMIDVRDAEGGGREARVLGLAGEPTDWQDI
- the thyX gene encoding FAD-dependent thymidylate synthase — encoded protein: MDVKLLEATDDPEDLICKAARNDYSDTSVGSQSFEATMAEVDGDTLDDKKETLIGHLLDHGHFGPFEHAQATFAVEGVSRSCMAQITRHRHVSFDVQSMRYVSFDDVDPEAVREGELVVTPPSATDPDWIGRNQQKASVSDEEFEERTEIFKDTIEQAVESYQELLELGMPPEDARFVLPIGTKVNIVMSMNARMLMHVADMRAAADAQWEIREMTEEMLDLAADWCPKTFDYYEREMKGRKNRLAP
- a CDS encoding DUF7556 family protein, translated to MSYEVERPTRRSGTASDVMCAVDDVDGQQRFVIADIAHDDIWISMVADETCTLTAWR
- a CDS encoding translation initiation factor IF-2 subunit beta — translated: MEYDDMLDRAMEETPEIDGTSERFEVPDPDVRQEGNVTVYENFQSTCSRLGREDDHVMKFLQNDLGTSGHIDESGRARLTGEFDADRIEASIDEYVDEFVLCSECGLPDTQLEREQGALLLRCEACGARSATSE
- a CDS encoding DUF7836 family putative zinc-binding protein, with product MEEAYVRLLCPECKKDWESTPTDLPRHDTTFHCPNCHASHRLAVFTRTENDLQTLKGLQ
- a CDS encoding transcription initiation factor IIB, with the translated sequence MSESPTRTSTRERDEQISEPTEQEAVEACPECSGNVVTDSEHGETVCEDCGLVVEEDEIDHGPEWRAFNSAEKDRKSRVGAPTTNMMHDKGLSTNIGWQNKDAYGRSLSSEQRQKMQRLRTWNERFRTRDSKERNLKQALGEIDRMASALGLPQNVRETSSVIYRRALGDDLLPGRSIEGVATSALYAAARMAGNPRSLDEMARVSRVEKMELTRTYRYIVRELSLEVQPADPEHYLPRFISDLGLSEETQRQARDLIEGARQSGMLSGKSPVGIAAAAVYAAALLTNEKVTQSQVSDVADISEVTIRNRYKELLEAEDLPA
- a CDS encoding ArsR/SmtB family transcription factor, which encodes MEGVLWYVLSGTRGGPNRARILKALKRRPRNANQLAEDLDLDYKTVRHHLDVLLDNGVVDNTGGDYGSVYTLTDRTEQYWDTIEEIIAEIE
- a CDS encoding fasciclin domain-containing protein produces the protein MKQTRRSVLRSIGAGTAVAVGGVGAASAAPPRDGDTIVDVAMAADGFDVLVAAVQEAGLVDTLSGNRQLTVFAPTDGAFNAAGITVDNVGDVDDEFLVDVLTYHVAPGERDASSVVDSEKIPTLNGAKIDVDGTDLNGDQADIVDTNIEASNGFIHAIDGVLQP
- a CDS encoding DUF357 domain-containing protein → MAADLEEKTDRYEGLLAEALDAASVAPPEGTPMHDAALECEEMAAAYLADGRHFRDDDDPVNALASFSYGHAWLDAGARIGLFDVPTEGHLFTV